From a single Salmo salar chromosome ssa22, Ssal_v3.1, whole genome shotgun sequence genomic region:
- the ccdc51 gene encoding mitochondrial potassium channel, which yields MRYRGKQLIPWCHGTSCLYRFHITGMVRGTVSFSRAYSTQQQPPPSPKDDGADKPVVPIQERAVATIQNLTDLGKQWGQKSVSTASNTVNYWWERYEEFVGLNEVRDAQSQVTEAERAFMVARGMVREAHCSLEALQVRLKEVRDRLDRVSREEAHYLELATLEHKLLQEERRLRTAYENAEGAEREKFALFSAGVRESHEKERTRAERTKNWSVIGSVLGALIGVMGSTYINRVRLQELKTLLLEAQKGPVSLQEAIKVQAGMHKSQQQELRGLIETLRVTLQHRAAQLVAEKDVKKPVAVRVPEPIVVPPQPSPSASEAVLKEILFYSQKAQSLIEGIQPQLGQLEQSVGKVESELLAVQNLIETYHREEKPSVVISQQDSQTFVCDTKSVMQGLDQTEKRLEASISQTTMYNTVLAYGALAVTVPALYILFRGV from the exons ATGAGGTACAGAGGTAAACAGCTCATACCATGGTGCcatgggacatcatgtctctacCGTTTCCACATCACTGGCATGGTTAGAGGGACAGTGTCTTTCAGCAGGGCCTACAGCACACAACAACAACCGCCACCATCTCCAAAAGATGACGGAGCAGACAAACCTGTTGTTCCTATTCAAGAGCGTGCTGTGGCTACAATACAGAATCTGACTGACTTGGGGAAGCAGTGGGGACAGAAGTCTGTGAGCACTGCGTCAAACACAGTTAACTACTGGTGGGAGAGGTACGAGGAGTTTGTCGGCCTGAATGAAGTCCGAGATGCTCAGTCTCAAGTCACAGAG GCAGAGAGGGCCTTCATGGTGGCCAGAGGCATGGTGCGCGAGGCCCATTGCAGCCTGGAGGCCCTACAGGTCAGGCTGAAGGAGGTGAGAGACCGACTGGATCGGGTCTCACGAGAGGAGGCCCACTACCTGGAGCTGGCCACACTGGAGCACAAGCTGCTGCAG GAGGAGCGTCGCCTGCGGACAGCCTATGAGAATGCAGAGGGTGCAGAACGAGAGAAGTTTGCCTTATTCTCAGCTGGTGTGCGTGAGAGCCACGAAAAAGAGCGGACTCGGGCGGAGCGCACAAAGAACTGGTCTGTGATAGGCTCAGTGCTCGGAGCTTTGATAGGGGTCATGGGGTCAACCTATATCAACAGAGTACGCCTACAGGAGCTGAAGACCTTACTACTGGAGGCTCAGAAAGGACCTGTTAGTCTACAGGAGGCTATAAAAGTCCAGGCCGGTATGCATAAGTCTCAACAACAGGAGCTGAGAGGCCTAATAGAAACCCTGAGGGTTACACTTCAGCATAGAGCAGCTCAGCTGGTAGCTGAGAAGGATGTGAAGAAGCCAGTGGCTGTTCGGGTTCCGGAACCCATCGTGGTTCCACCCCAGCCTTCTCCGAGTGCCTCCGAGGCAGTTCTGAAAGAGATATTGTTCTATAGTCAGAAAGCACAGAGTCTTATAGAAGGCATCCAGCCACAGTTAGGTCAGCTTGAACAGAGTGTTGGGAAGGTGGAATCAGAACTTCTGGCTGTTCAAAACTTGATTGAGACTTATCATAGGGAAGAAAAGCCGTCAGTAGTTATAAGTCAGCAAGATTCCCAGACGTTTGTTTGCGACACTAAGAGTGTCATGCAAGGTCTTGACCAGACAGAGAAAAGACTTGAGGCCTCAATAAGCCAGACTACCATGTACAACACTGTTCTGGCTTATGGTGCACTTGCTGTCACTGTTCCTGCACTGTATATCCTCTTTAGAGGTGTTTAA
- the tma7 gene encoding translation machinery-associated protein 7 has product MSGREGGKKKPLKAAKKATKEMDDDEMAFKQKQKEDQKALDALKTKAAGKGPLTGGGIKKSGKK; this is encoded by the exons ATGTCCGGAAGAGAAG GTGGTAAAAAGAAGCCCTTAAAAGCTGCCAAGAAAGCGACTAAGGAGATGGATGAT GATGAAATGGCCTTCAAACAGAAGCAGAAAGAAGACCAGAAAGCCTTGGATGCATTGAAGACGAAAGCAGCAGGAAAGGGACCATTAA CTGGTGGAGGAATCAAGAAGTCTGGAAAGAAGTGA